From Girardinichthys multiradiatus isolate DD_20200921_A chromosome 13, DD_fGirMul_XY1, whole genome shotgun sequence:
AGAAAGaattaaagctttaaaaatccACTGTTTCCACATCCCGGAGTTATGAAGTTTAATGACTTATAAGGCAATGCAAAGTAATTTCGTTTGCAGTTTCTGTGAAAGATTTATTATGGGAGAGTAAGTACGAGCTGAGAAGCATTcgtacattttcttttcaaaaagcTAAAAAAGGTTTCAAAAAGAGATGCATTTCCACCATTAGAGTAAAATGATGGAACAAAGCATAACAACAAGCATAACAACAAAGATTAAGTGATTCACTTTTACTTTCAAAAGATTTCTcagaaaagttatttttgaaggCTACAATTGTAAATCATTTTTTTGtccttaattatttattattagttaTTCTGATGGGAAACTGTGATTGATCAGTAAGTAGATTAAGCATATTTATTTAAGATTGTTGCTTCCACGTCTTAAGTAATAGCATGATGCAGTCTCATGTTGGACGATTGATGTAAAATAATGGTcaaaattgtttacattttttgtaaaaaggaaTTCTCATAATTTGCATCTTCAAATGTTGTACACATGTTTTGCTGGAGTGAACTTTGTTTTACCTGCAAcctttctttaaaattataatgaCTACAAATGTTTGATCCCGTCTAAACTTCACAGTGCCAATAGCACTATAAGTCAGACAAAAGGTTTGTGAATGGTATTTACTTCAACGTGTTTAACATTCACCCCCTGCCACCTTTGAACACCAGGTGGTAGACCAGATCTTCAAGCTACTGCATGTCCGCAAAAACAGATATTATTGCATTTCTTTGGTGTGGAGACCTTTTGACTGTACCTTgatctaattatttttattgtcacttaaactaatacaaataaatgtgttCCCACCATTATGGATGATGGGGTGGCTGTTTGTGACTGAAGCATTCTTCAGTCTGATTGGAAGCGCCAGGTTTGGTACGAAGACGTACTTCGTACTAAACCTGGTGCTTCCAATCAGACTGTTACGCCTGTAATGGTTCTGAGAATGCGAGTAGTGTTCGAAAAACACGATGACTTCTGATTTAACTCGTACTGTAAAACAGAATAATCTTAAAACACTTTTTAGATTATTGTCATGCTCTTACCTGTTTTTCAAAGCTGTTTATTATCACCAGatctcctcctctcctctgacAGTTTTTCCTGCTCTCTGTCCAGTTTTTCTTCTCAGCGGACGCGTAGTAAAAATGTGACAGACGAAACTCCTGCCATTCTTTAAAAAGCGACTTActgttagttttgttttcttgcaaaGTACTGAAGATCATATAATACcacattaaaaagaaagtaatattacacataaaaaaaaaaaaaaagctttaacaaataaatgtctTACCTGTGTCGCTctggttctgtttttcttttgtttggatCTGACATGTTAGATTGGGTTGTTTGGATTTCAAACTAATTGGCAGATCTACACAAAGTCAAAAATACAATTCAGTAagcataaatgtaaaaaaaaagttttaatcaaGGAATATTTTTGACTACTGAGATAATACTCAAAGATGAGGTTTTGCTTACAGAGTATAAGTAGCACACTAATCCCCGCCAACAACAGGAGGCACAGTAGGCCCAAAATTAGTGCAGCAGCCTTGTACGAGTTTCTTTGGACAGCTGGTGGTCGCTTTTGAGTCCGAGCTCCTACAAAAATAGAGGAGTTTGACTTTTTACCTTTAAAAGTAAGAACTAAAATATGTAATGTTTGTAATTACAAACAGCTGACTTTATATGGCCAAAATAGTTCCCCCCCAGGGGCGAAAATCCCATTTCATTTTTGGGAGGGACAGTAAACAGGAACATTTCAGAGAGTAATTCCTGGGGGCaacatagaaaaaaaagttatcttcctttttctttcctGCTCCTTTGCAACTTTCCTTGTAGGGCTGAGCCCTCAACCTGTTAAATAATGTTATTAAAAGTAATAATAGTACTTATAGCATTGTACTTTACGGACCTGGTTGGCTGACAGTTAGACGCAGGCAAACACATACTCGGGGGTCATTGTCGTTAGCACACACCCGCtacaaagctaaaaaaaacctaatatatacagtactgtgcaactGTTTTAGGCAGGTATGAACAAAGAATGGTTTCagaaatggaagtgttaattattgattttcatcaatcaacaaaatgcagtgaatgaacaagagagaaatctaaatcaaatcaatatttggtgtgaccaccctttgccttcaaaacaccATCAATTGTTCTAGGtaaacttgcacacagtttttgaaggaactcagctggtaggttgttccaaacatcttggagaactaaccacagattctctggCTGTTGTCTATATAACATTAACATTGTAAAGTTTTATCTACTAATCCTGGTATAGTTGAACAGCTACAGCCGTTGCTTAATGAAGCAATGTAAAAAATCTAATACAAACTTAtacaaatgtaataaatattcATTGAGCCAAAGATATTCTGCTGGTATTTACTTTTCTTGTGGATTTTAGCACAATTTGATAAGATGattaattataaaatatttagtgACACCCGGAAgactaataataaaacatttttgttaatatgTCATCATACTCTgatatttattgttgttttctcAGTTTTAAAATTATCTTGCATAgatgtaatttaaaatattgCCATTGTTTAGAGGGATAATAATGCAGGAAATATTGATCATCCATTAAAATCTACCTCGGCCCTTCCTGGAGGGATTTAGTCGAGGGCCAGTCAGCATGTCTGCGCTCTCGTAGATGTCGACCACTTTCTCCTCTCTCTCCCACCCTTTTCTTCTCGCTCCCTTGTTGTAGCTCACTTTCATGGTGAGATCTGGGTCCTCGTAAATGTTGCAAGCCATCTTAAGGTGGATAGAAGTAGATTATTCCTTTACACTTCCGCAGGACTTCAGTGGTAGTTTTATGTGTGAGGTTTTCTTCTAGTTTAGCAGCACTAAGTCATTTCAAATATTCGGCTTGAAATGCAAagtagatttaaaaaatgttctcCTAAAATCCAAGTAATCAGGTTACTGATGCTGCTGTCTGGGGGTTTCTGTCAGCGTTGCTGTTTCTGTGTCATAATCAGGTTTTAACAGGAAGTGCTGAGATAGTTATCACAGGAGAACACGTACATATCCGATGGTTTATCGCTCAGTGGATCaatacattaaacaaaaaaccttttttcaatttttttattaaatataaaaaaaacttttctttaaaaactttaaGTTACTAATTTATGTTACAAGTTACAAGATATACGTTTTTCTGAAGCCAggacagtttatttttaaaattacatgATATCTGTGGTTTTAAAGGGTTGTGAAAGATGATTCTCCTCTGAGAGTGTCAGGGCAGATTTTCTTTAGATAAAAGATGCACATTAAATATAAGGTTAGTTACTTCTGAGTAATGtcaatattaaataaaacagttggTTAAATGatgaataataaaacacaacataCAGGTAAATGATATATTTTCCTTCTATGAATCAAATAAAAGCAACAGTGAAACTTGTTCGCTGTAGATGTGATGTGCAACGATCACTGCGATTATTTCCTCCTTCACATCCTTTTATGTTATTAGATGTTAGCAGAAAAGGAGGTTAAAGAAGCTTCAAGCATTAGTCAGAAACTGTTtgttgattcaattcaattcagttttatttatatagcgccaattcacaacacatgtcgtctcaaggcacttcagaacagtcaggtacatgcattcctattaatcctaacaattaaacagtgcagtcagagttagttatttattcaaattggataaaaagtttttctatctaaggaaacccagcagattgcatctagtcagtgacttgcagcattcactcctcctggatgagcatgtagagacagtggacagtcactggcgttgactttgcagcaatccctcatacttaGTGTTGAGGGATTGTGTTGATGAATCTGTGGAGTTTAAAAAGTGTGTTCAGAAATTTTAAATGGTTGTTAAATTTAAACAAGACATGTATGATGAGTAAATTAATACGTTTAAccataaatgttgttttttgttttataaatgtaGAGTTTAATTCATTTATAACTTGGCTTTTTCAGTATTTCAAGTACAATGATACATGTAAATGTGACCATAAATCTAAACCCAGACATCGTTTGAGCGTCTTTTCTTTATCAGATCAGATATTTTTGAATATCTAAGACTGGTTGTTAAATTAGCTAATTGAGCAAGACAGgcagttatttaatttttttaaaaaagtCATGCCGGAAGCTTTTTAGGCCTTACTTATTAGCCTGTACACAATCAGGATTGTTCAGTCATCAGTTGGTCAAATCTCATCCTCCAGGTCATCTCTGGTCATGCTTCAAACCTTCACATCAGATAAGATACCAGAAatccttttcatattttttataatatttagtATATGTgtcttattcattttttttttcctgagggACAAGTTTATTTGTGTATCACTGCTCATACACAAtctttacacaaaataaatcacCCAATGCTCTAAAATACACTGTTTCTCCACATCTCAGGTTTCAAATCAGTTATTCCCAGGGCTGAGGACCATAGAAACTAAGTGCTGCTCCCCTTGTTTACTCCTCATCCTGGGAACACTGAGTGAAGAGGTCTCTGATGACCTGATCAGCAACTTTGAAATCTATTTTGGCAAAAGGCGATCTGGTCTTAAATTATATCCGTTGACAAACAGGGTGCCAGTGTTGTGATTTAAGGGCGGGTGTAATGTGATCCattttcctggtgttggtcaggactctggcagcagcaGCATTTAGGATGAGCAGCATCTTACGGATTGATTTCATACAGAGACTTGTATAAGACTCTGTTACAATAATCgaactttttgaaaataaaagcatacagtagttttttaaagatatttaattATAAATCTGTTTCAGTAAATTTAACTGAACAACTTACAATCGTAACAGAGATGTTGCTGTTCTTTGTTCAGAATGTAGaacttaaatcttttttttgtgttcTCCCTCTTTCTTCAGGGGCCCGCAGGTCCAGTTGGAGATACAGGTGTACCCGGACCTCAAGGACCACCTGGACCTCAAGGACCAAGTGGGCGCTCCATCATTGGACCCCCTGTAAGAACCCCTGGCATTCTATCTGAAGGCTAACAGTCTCTGTGTGACcacattgattttaaaaattGGATTTGTTACCTGCAGGGCTCTCCGGGGGAGCTGGGGCAGAAAGGTGAAGCTGGCCAACAAGGACAGCAGGTAGCAACTGTTCTCTCAACATCCAGCATTTAATTTGggattattgtattttttaatcaGACTTGACTTGTTTTGGCAATAAGACGAGACAGTTTTTTCATAGAAGGCTACTCTATCTAcaatataaaagtaaaaactacACAGATGATCCAATTTGATCCCAATgtatgaattttaaattctgcTGGGGCTTAATTTGTATAAACCTAATTCCTACAGTCACACAGCGGGGTCTTTATTAGTTACACCTTCCTTGTTCTGGGTTGGAACCCCTTTTGGCTTCAGAACTTCCTTAATTGTCCTAGCATAGATGCAACAAGGTGTCAGAAATATTCCTGGTAGATTTTAGTAAATATTGACATACTAGCATCACGTAGTTGTACATCCGTAATGTAAATTTCCTGCACATCAACAGACAAAAGGTTCTCTAATGGATTTTGATCTAGTCACTGCAGAGGCCattggagtacagtgaactcactgTTATGGTTAAGAAACTTAGGAAACCTGAGACGAGTTTAGcttggtgcattatcctgctggaggaAACCATAAGAAGAAGAGAACGCTCTTGACTTCAGCCCAAGATCCAATCCAAGAATGGTGTCAAAATTAAGTCAGATACCGATACTGACTCAGACTGGCCcaatttctaaaaaaaactatGCAACTGTACATTTTTAAGGATCAAAGAAAGAGTTCTGGTTTTTTTTCGCAAATTGCTCATTTTTGCTTCCtcttttagttttttccacTTTCAGCTTCAACTTCATTGTATTAGTGCAGAGATTTAGTTTATAAAATAGTGAACAGTGAACTTAGTGCCATTTCAACTCATTAAGGGATGAGAAGCTAAAATGTTTCTTCATTTGATCCCTTCCATCTTTAGAGTTTATGTTTAATAGCTGATATAATtagcaaaaatagaaaaatgtggAGAATTTGCTCCCCTTTGGGGGTTTTTTCAGGGTGTTCCTGGAAGACCTGGACCTGTAGGAAGAGAAGGACCTCCAGGAC
This genomic window contains:
- the LOC124879179 gene encoding C-type lectin domain family 2 member E-like, which produces MACNIYEDPDLTMKVSYNKGARRKGWEREEKVVDIYESADMLTGPRLNPSRKGRGARTQKRPPAVQRNSYKAAALILGLLCLLLLAGISVLLILYLPISLKSKQPNLTCQIQTKEKQNQSDTEWQEFRLSHFYYASAEKKNWTESRKNCQRRGGDLVIINSFEKQKFIQRMKIHGDSWIGLQTSDKWNVKWTWVDGSEPRYSAWKQGVNINPEAESRGYIDQQGLWMRNKNGLKHWICEKKNY